In Candidatus Manganitrophus morganii, the genomic window GTCTCTTCCGCTGCTGGCGAATTTGAAGGAGGTCGAGTTGGATACCCTCTCGATCCTGGAGCGATCCTCGGCCTCCGGAAAGCTGATCAGCGAGCTCCAGCTCCGGAGCAGAACGGGGGCGAGTATTATCGTGATCGAACGGAATGGAGATCGGATCATCAATCCCGATCCGAGCGAAGAGCTCCGGGCCGGCGATAAACTCCTCCTTCTCGGGGATCATCGTCAGCTCGAGGAGGCGCGACGGATTCTGTTCGGCGCCAAGAGCGCTTCCTGAAGAAATCGACCCGGAGAGTTGACTTTTCAAACAGATCCGCTATACTCAAAAGCTTGTTTTTCCTTTTTTCTTCAGCGCTTCAAGTGAAGATCGCTCGCCGAGAATAAAAGGTCGGCCGCCTGTTCACGGCGGCTTCATACATGCCGGGAAGAATCGATGAAAGCCATATTAACGGGTCTCCTGACGGAGGTCATCGCGGAGGCCCGAAAGCAGGGGAAGCTCAAACAGGGGAAGAGCGCCCAGATCATTTTGGAGGTCCCGAAGCGGGAGGGGCAGGGGGATTTTGCGACGACATTGGCCCTCTCTCTTTCAAAGGAAGAGGGTCGTCCGCCGCGGGAAATCGCTTCGGACTTAGTCGCCCTGCTCCAGGGACGCTCCCCGCTGATCGAAAAGATCGAAATCGCCGGCCCCGGTTATATCAATTTTTTCCTGAGCAAGGACCATTGGTATCAAAGCCTCCTCGACATCCGAGAGAAGAAAGGCCGATACGGTCAGACCTCGATCGGGGGGGGAAAGAAGGTCCAGATAGAGTTCGTCAGCGCCAATCCGACCGGCCCGCTCCATGTCGCGCACGGCCGGGCGGCCGCATTGGGGGATGCATTGGCCCTTCTTCTCCAGGCGGTCGGTTACCAGGTGGACCGGGAATATTATATTAATGATGTCGGCAATCAGATGAATCTGTTGGGCCGATCGACTTATCTTCGTTACCGGGAGCTCTTCGGCGAAAAGGTGACCTTTCCGGACGAGAGTTACCGGGGTAGTTATATTATCGAGATCGCCGAGGAGATCAAGAAATCAGCCGGGGACCGGTATCTGACCGGTTCCGAGGAGGAGCACCTTTCTTTTTTCGTTCGGACGAGTTATCAGACGATCCTCGGATGGATCCGGCGGGACCTGGATCAATTCGGTGTTCGCTTCGATCGGTGGTTTCCCGAAGAAGATCTTTACCGGAACAAAGAGGTCGATGCCTCCCTTGAATTCCTGAAATCGGCGGGGGTTCTCTATGAGCAGGACGGCGCCCTTTGGGTCGCGACGACCCGCTTTGGGGATGATAAAGACCGGGTGGTGATGCGGAGCAATCGGCAGATGACCTATTTCGCATCCGACATCGCTTATCACCGGAACAAATTCGAGCGGGGATATGATCGGCTGATCGACATCTGGGGAGCCGACCACCACGGCTACATCGCCCGGGTCAAAGCGGTCGCCGCCGCCATGGGCTATTCTCCCGATCGGCTTGATATCCTGATCCACCAATTGGTCAATCTCCTCCGCGAAGGAAAGCCGGTGGCGATGTCGAAGCGCTCCGGTGAGTTCGTGACGTTAAGAGAGGTGATGGATGAGGTGGGGGTCGATGCGACCCGGTTCTTTTTTTTGATGCGCCGATCCGATACGTCGCTCGATTTCGATCTCGATTTGGCCAAGAAGGCTTCTACCGAAAACCCGGTCTATTACGTTCAGTATGCGCACGCCCGCGTCTGCAGCATCCTCCGCGTGGCGACCGAACGGGGACTGAATGTGGAAGAGGAGATTCAAAATGCGAAATTGGCCGATCTGACGGTTTTGGATCTTCCGGAGGAGCAGGCGCTGATCAAACAGCTCTCCAATTATCCCGATCTGCTTCAATCGGCCGCGGAGGTATTGGAGCCTCACCGATTGACCTTCTACCTTCAGGAGTTGGCGGGAATGCTCCATCGCTATTACTTCGATCATCGCGTGGTGACGGAGGATCTTCCCCGAACGCGCGCCCGGCTCGTCTTGATGGCGGCGGTCCAGATCGTCTTAAGGAATGCCCTGGCCATTTTAGGGGTGCGCGCGCCGGAGCGGATGTAATGGAGCGGATTGAAATCGATACGGCGACCGGGAAAAAAGAAGCACACGCGGGGGAGCACTTCCGGCTCCTTCACTCCACCAAGGAGACACCCGCGCGGCGGGGGGTGGTCCGGACCCTTCACGGCGAGATTCAGACCCCGGCCTTCATGCCGGTCGGAACGTTGGGAAGCGTCAAAGGAATGTCGCCCGAAGATCTCGAACGGCTCGGCGCGCAGATCATCCTCGGCAATGCATACCATCTTTACCTTCGCCCGGGACACGAATTTATCGCGCGGCGCGGCGGACTTCACTCCTTCATCGGCTGGAACCGTCCGATCCTCACCGACAGCGGCGGCTATCAAATCTTCAGCCTGAATCTTCTGACGAAGGTGACCGACGAGGGGGTGACTTTCCAGTCTCATCTCGACGGCTCGCGCCATTTTATTACACCCGAAAAGGCGATCGAGATTGAGGAGGGATTGGGGGCCGACATCATCATGGCCTTCGATGAATGCCTGCCCTATCCGTCCGACTACGCGAAGACGGTCGCCTCGCTCGAACGGACGCTCGACTGGGCCCGCCGCTGCAAAGCGGCGCATCGACGGGGTGACCAATTCCTTTATGGCATCGTCCAGGGGGGCTTCCACGAGGATCTTCGGAAAAAAGGGGCCGAAGGTCTGCTGGAGATCGGATTTGACGGGATCGCCATCGGCGGCCTCTCGGTGGGAGAGCCGCAGGAGCAGATGCTCCATATTTTAGACGAAGTGGTTCCGCTGATTCCGGAGACGTTCCCCCGTTATTTGATGGGGGTTGGCACACCGGAAGATCTGGTGGAGGGGGTGATGCGGGGGGTCGATCTGTTCGACTGTGTTCTTCCGACGCGGCACGCGCGGACCGGATCGCTCTTTACCTCTCGCGGGGAAATTCATATTAAGAATGCGCGGTATACGGAAGATGACCGGCCGCTCGACGCCGATTGCGGCTGTTATACCTGCCGAAACTTTTCGCGGGCCTACTTGCGACATCTCTTCATGGCAAAAGAGCTCCTGGCAATTCGGTTGAATACCCTGCATAACCTGTATTATTATCTCACCCTCATGGAGGGTTTACGTCAGGCGATTGAGAAGAACACGCTGGGGAGTTTCCGAAACGAATTCTATCAGAAGCGAATCCGGAGATCGAAGGGGCGGAGTCGGAAGCCTGAGTGTTTTCACCCCCCATTTTTTTAATTCCGGATATACTACTAGGAGGTTGCGTTGCTGGAATGGTTTGAATCAACTGCATGGGCACAGGCGGGAGGAGCGCCGGCGGCGCCCGGAAATCCGATGCTCTCATTTATCCCGTTTATTTTAATTTTTGTTATTTTTTATTTTCTTTTGGTCATGCCTCAACAAAAGAAGATGAAAAAACGGAAGTCGATGATCGAGGCATTAA contains:
- the argS gene encoding arginine--tRNA ligase encodes the protein MKAILTGLLTEVIAEARKQGKLKQGKSAQIILEVPKREGQGDFATTLALSLSKEEGRPPREIASDLVALLQGRSPLIEKIEIAGPGYINFFLSKDHWYQSLLDIREKKGRYGQTSIGGGKKVQIEFVSANPTGPLHVAHGRAAALGDALALLLQAVGYQVDREYYINDVGNQMNLLGRSTYLRYRELFGEKVTFPDESYRGSYIIEIAEEIKKSAGDRYLTGSEEEHLSFFVRTSYQTILGWIRRDLDQFGVRFDRWFPEEDLYRNKEVDASLEFLKSAGVLYEQDGALWVATTRFGDDKDRVVMRSNRQMTYFASDIAYHRNKFERGYDRLIDIWGADHHGYIARVKAVAAAMGYSPDRLDILIHQLVNLLREGKPVAMSKRSGEFVTLREVMDEVGVDATRFFFLMRRSDTSLDFDLDLAKKASTENPVYYVQYAHARVCSILRVATERGLNVEEEIQNAKLADLTVLDLPEEQALIKQLSNYPDLLQSAAEVLEPHRLTFYLQELAGMLHRYYFDHRVVTEDLPRTRARLVLMAAVQIVLRNALAILGVRAPERM
- the yajC gene encoding preprotein translocase subunit YajC, with translation MLEWFESTAWAQAGGAPAAPGNPMLSFIPFILIFVIFYFLLVMPQQKKMKKRKSMIEALKKGDRVTTTGGIIGTVTNLSPDVVTIQIAEGVRVKVGRNYIEEVQTAEAGGAEERAK
- the tgt gene encoding tRNA guanosine(34) transglycosylase Tgt — protein: MERIEIDTATGKKEAHAGEHFRLLHSTKETPARRGVVRTLHGEIQTPAFMPVGTLGSVKGMSPEDLERLGAQIILGNAYHLYLRPGHEFIARRGGLHSFIGWNRPILTDSGGYQIFSLNLLTKVTDEGVTFQSHLDGSRHFITPEKAIEIEEGLGADIIMAFDECLPYPSDYAKTVASLERTLDWARRCKAAHRRGDQFLYGIVQGGFHEDLRKKGAEGLLEIGFDGIAIGGLSVGEPQEQMLHILDEVVPLIPETFPRYLMGVGTPEDLVEGVMRGVDLFDCVLPTRHARTGSLFTSRGEIHIKNARYTEDDRPLDADCGCYTCRNFSRAYLRHLFMAKELLAIRLNTLHNLYYYLTLMEGLRQAIEKNTLGSFRNEFYQKRIRRSKGRSRKPECFHPPFF